From a single Arachis hypogaea cultivar Tifrunner chromosome 3, arahy.Tifrunner.gnm2.J5K5, whole genome shotgun sequence genomic region:
- the LOC112779477 gene encoding uncharacterized protein, which produces MGKGNVAVEDGTISQDYAKLDSDTIADAIRLLVEGDPSIKVKSVIEEVESKFNYTVTYHKAWLGKQKSVAKIFGDWEVSYQILPVWLKAMIAKMLRSRVQIKMLPVYRESEEVQGVRVLHRIFWSFYPCIVAFRHCKPLVQVDGTHLYRKYKCAFLVAVAQDGNQNIVPIAFAIVEDETADAWEFFLNNLRKYVVTLDGIGIISNRHNSIDAAIARSNSAWSSPRAWHMFCIRHIGSNFLRRFKAPYLHKLVVNICNCIHGSGHFHSYSRTEQKYNKNYQRLKERGEVYTQWCDEIGVQRWVLAFDRGHRWGHMMTNLVECINFVLKGADNLPVTANVRSTFYRLNELFTRKSSEAHERIRNEFMYSKFATKRVEESFRRAGNIVVNLFGRRNKIFEVANCKMVPFTLLTLRNDTVIMAISRSSDSHAATSSHVALTSILIGKYMCMT; this is translated from the exons ATGG GTAAAGGCAATGTTGCGGTGGAAGATG GGACGATCTCACAAGATTATGCCAAGTTGGACTCAGACACAATTGCAGATGCTATTAGGCTGTTGGTCGAAGGAGACCCATCGATAAAGGTGAAGTCTGTTATTGAAGAAGTTGAATCCAAGTTCAACTACACTGTAACTTACCACAAGGCTTGGTTGGGAAAGCAGAAATCTGTAGCAAAAATTTTCGGTGATTGGGAAGTTTCTTACCAAATTCTGCCAGTATGGTTGAAAGCAATGATTGCGAAGATGCTAAGGTCTCGCGTTCAAATCAAAATGCTTCCTGTTTACCGTGAGAGTGAGGAGGTTCAAGGTGTAAGAGTTCTCCATCGCATTTTTTGGAGCTTCTATCCTTGTATTGTAGCATTTAGACACTGCAAGCCATTGGTGCAGGTTGATGGCACACACCTGTACAGAAAATATAAATGTGCATTTCTAGTGGCGGTTGCACAAGATGGAAATCAAAACATTGTGCCTATTGCGTTTGCGATAGTCGAGGATGAGACGGCAGATGCGTGGGagttttttctaaataatttgcGGAAATATGTTGTTACCCTTGATGGCATCGGCATCATTTCTAACCGCCATAACTCCATCGACGCAGCAATAGCTCGCAGTAACAGTGCATGGTCATCACCAAGAGCGTGGCACATGTTCTGCATCAGGCACATCGGGTCTAATTTCTTAAGGAGGTTCAAGGCTCCGTATTTGCATAAGCTCGTGGTTAACATATGTAACTGCATTCATGGTTCTGGGCATTTTCATA GCTATTCTAGGACGGAACAGAAGTACAACAAAAACTACCAAAGGCTTAAAGAGCGGGGTGAGGTATATACTCAATGGTGCGATGAGATTGGTGTTCAAAGATGGGTGTTGGCATTTGACAGAGGTCATCGTTGGGGACATATGATGACAAACTTGGTAGAGTGCATTAATTTTGTCCTGAAGGGTGCAGACAACCTCCCTGTGACTGCCAATGTTAGGTCTACCTTCTATCGGCTAAATGAATTGTTCACTCGGAAGAGCTCCGAGGCTCATGAGCGTATACGCAACGAATTCATGTATTCAAAATTTGCCacgaaaagagtagaagaaagtTTTCGACGTGCAGGAAACATTGTGGTCAATTTGTTCGGCAGGCGCAACAAGATATTTGAGGTTGCGAACTGCAAGATGGTTCCATTTACACTGTTAACCTTGCGCAACGACACTGTGATTATGGCCATTTCCAGGTCGAGCGACTCCCATGCCGCCACGTCCTCGCATGTTGCGCTAACCAGCATCTTGATTGGCAAGTATATGTGCATGACGTGA